The following proteins are encoded in a genomic region of Microtus ochrogaster isolate Prairie Vole_2 chromosome 5, MicOch1.0, whole genome shotgun sequence:
- the Rtp3 gene encoding receptor-transporting protein 3, with product MMEEDTEVWQQVFQELIQEVKPWHKWTLTPDKDLLPDVLDPGWTQYQQKTFARFLCPSCSRSWASGCVLVVFHMRWYKKNGKGRVKMRVFAQRCNKCPEPPFAAPEFSWDNISRILSNLVFRILRKCYGEEFKEMAEIPLLGDRGLEGPHDSNNCEACLQGFCVQSSSGLASKPPACPLSPASSRSTREPMVTVTRSNVSCSQPSSKVGKPQASKVEAKASNPTKADPKVSHTLNPSTVPILTTQQLAPVSSPAPRCVIQMPSPVKSSGTAGTGNKNSRSKIPEALPPSSAFVSTISSSFILPTSSSYVPPTPAYVVPNSGRPRANITGQVERSSHIHPADESCCCKACCGACHECCSKSCECCCGCFCECCKGFCTGFCNCMEHKPFRLLVFLIFAAIVVTLSIKYGF from the exons ATgatggaagaagacacagaagtaTGGCAACAAGTATTCCAGGAGCTGATTCAAGAGGTGAAACCATGGCACAAATGGACCCTCACACCAGACAAGGACCTTCTTCCTGATGTTCTGGATCCTGGATGGACACAATACCAGCAAAAGACCTTTGCCAG GTTCCTCTGCCCCAGCTGCTCTCGCAGTTGGGCCTCTGGCTGTGTCCTGGTGGTCTTCCACATGCGCTGGTATAAGAAGAACGGCAAGGGACGTGTGAAGATGAGGGTCTTTGCTCAGAGATGTAACAAGTGCCCTGAGCCTCCATTTGCAGCTCCAGAGTTCAGCTGGGACAACATCTCGAGGATCTTGAGCAATCTGGTCTTCAGAATTCTGAGGAAGTGCTATGGAGAAGAGTTTAAGGAAATGGCTGAGATTCCTTTGCTTGGAGACAGGGGTCTCGAAGGCCCACATGACAGCAACAACTGTGAGGCCTGTCTGCAGGGCTTTTGTGTTCAGAGTAGCTCAGGCCTAGCCTCAAAACCACCAGCATGCCCATTGTCTCCCGCCTCCTCTAGGTCAACTAGGGAGCCTATGGTCACTGTCACACGCAGCAACGTCTCCTGCTCACAGCCTTCCTCTAAAGTGGGAAAGCCCCAAGCATCAAAAGTGGAAGCCAAAGCCAGTAACCCTACCAAAGCTGACCCCAAGGTTAGCCACACCTTGAACCCATCAACTGTCCCAATCTTGACAACCCAACAGTTGGCACCTGTAAGCTCACCTGCTCCTAGATGTGTCATTCAAATGCCTTCTCCCGTCAAGAGCAGCGGAACAGCAGGTACGGGAAACAAGAACTCCAGATCCAAGATCCCAGAGGCATTGCCCCCGTCCTCTGCATTTGTCTCAACCATTTCCTCCTCATTCATCctacccacttcctcctcctacGTCCCACCCACTCCCGCGTATGTTGTTCCCAATTCTGGGAGACCACGAGCAAACATCACTGGCCAGGTAGAGAGAAGCAGCCATATCCACCCAGCAGATGAATCCTGCTGCTGCAAAGCTTGCTGCGGGGCCTGCCACGAGTGCTGCAGCAAGAGCTGCGAGTGCTGCTGCGGATGCTTCTGTGAGTGCTGCAAGGGCTTCTGCACGGGCTTTTGTAATTGCATGGAACATAAACCATTTCGACTGCTGGTCTTTCTAATCTTTGCAGCTATCGTTGTGACACTTTCCATAAAATATGGCTTCTAA